The Candidatus Zixiibacteriota bacterium genome includes a region encoding these proteins:
- the nadD gene encoding nicotinate (nicotinamide) nucleotide adenylyltransferase, producing MRSPEQGGVWGVLGGAFDPVHSGHLALAREILRARNLAGVLFVPAYRHPFKGDRARASWPHRVAMLRLALAGDDRLRVCEIEAEQELSGYTLDTLRALKKAYPQAAFRFLVGADLLDQIDQWHSPEELLRETPVLAGARPGYQLKVSPGLPADRIELVPAETPAVSSTDLRALIGRGAPRPRLLAWLPAPVLDYIEKEGLYR from the coding sequence ATGCGGAGTCCTGAGCAGGGGGGCGTGTGGGGCGTCCTCGGCGGCGCCTTCGATCCGGTGCACAGCGGGCACCTCGCCCTGGCCCGCGAGATCCTCCGCGCCCGCAACCTTGCCGGCGTCCTCTTCGTCCCCGCCTACCGGCACCCGTTCAAGGGTGACCGGGCCCGCGCCTCCTGGCCCCACCGGGTCGCCATGCTCCGCCTCGCTCTGGCCGGGGACGACCGCTTGCGCGTCTGCGAGATCGAAGCCGAGCAGGAGCTTTCCGGCTACACCCTCGACACCCTGCGGGCGCTGAAGAAGGCGTACCCCCAGGCGGCCTTCCGCTTCCTCGTCGGCGCCGACCTCCTGGACCAGATTGACCAATGGCATTCGCCTGAAGAGCTGCTTCGCGAGACGCCGGTTTTGGCCGGCGCCCGGCCCGGCTACCAATTGAAGGTCAGCCCGGGGCTGCCCGCCGACCGCATCGAGCTTGTGCCGGCCGAAACGCCCGCGGTTTCGTCGACCGACCTGCGCGCCCTGATCGGCCGCGGCGCGCCGCGCCCCCGGCTGCTGGCCTGGCTTCCCGCGCCCGTGCTCGACTACATAGAAAAAGAGGGGTTGTACCGATGA
- the bamD gene encoding outer membrane protein assembly factor BamD: MNRITAAGALAGLLLVAALLASCGAGSRSLSQLDARQLFDEGQRLYEDGKYRQAIEYFQTVVFNYPGHAVVDTAQYYLGLAYYGNEDFELAALEFDRLARNYPASAFFANAIFMRGVAYFDSTPKNPGLDQTELEKAIAVFEDFLIDFPESPLVPDVQKYLAAARTRFAKKYFNAGIVYERLGAFKAAKVYFQKVIDEYTDTDLAARAAFHRADMDLRLKDFAAARTGFESFLAAFPESDLAGKARKRAVESAYRQCRLSYDKGDTAEARQCLRQFRESYPANGYEDDVNEMLEALDKHPAGSDTTRHAES; encoded by the coding sequence GTGAACCGGATCACCGCCGCCGGCGCACTCGCCGGTCTCTTGCTGGTCGCCGCGCTGCTGGCCTCGTGCGGCGCGGGCTCCCGCTCCCTGTCCCAGCTCGACGCCCGCCAGCTTTTCGACGAAGGACAGCGGCTCTATGAGGATGGAAAGTACCGCCAGGCGATCGAGTACTTCCAGACCGTGGTCTTTAACTACCCGGGGCACGCGGTGGTTGACACCGCCCAGTACTACCTCGGCCTCGCGTACTATGGCAACGAGGACTTCGAACTGGCGGCGCTGGAGTTCGACCGCCTCGCGCGCAATTACCCGGCCTCGGCCTTTTTCGCCAACGCCATCTTCATGCGCGGCGTCGCCTATTTCGACTCCACCCCGAAAAACCCCGGTCTCGATCAGACGGAGCTTGAGAAAGCCATCGCCGTCTTCGAGGACTTCCTGATTGATTTCCCCGAATCCCCGCTCGTTCCCGATGTGCAGAAGTACCTCGCGGCGGCGCGCACGCGGTTCGCGAAGAAGTATTTCAACGCCGGCATCGTCTATGAGCGCCTCGGCGCTTTCAAGGCGGCCAAAGTGTATTTCCAGAAAGTCATCGACGAGTATACCGACACCGACCTGGCCGCCCGGGCGGCCTTTCACCGCGCCGATATGGATCTCCGCCTCAAGGACTTTGCCGCCGCCCGCACCGGTTTTGAAAGCTTCCTGGCTGCCTTCCCCGAAAGCGACCTGGCGGGCAAAGCGCGCAAGAGGGCCGTGGAATCCGCGTACCGCCAGTGCCGCCTGAGCTACGACAAGGGCGACACCGCCGAGGCGCGCCAGTGCCTCCGGCAGTTCCGGGAGAGCTACCCGGCCAACGGGTACGAGGATGACGTCAATGAGATGCTCGAGGCGCTCGACAAACACCCCGCCGGGTCCGACACCACCAGACATGCGGAGTCCTGA